TACTCCTTGTGACCACCATTGATTTCCAACAGGAGATTCCGGATCCAGGTTTTCTAATGTTCTGTAGAAATAGAATAAGTTTCTTCCGATCAGAGACACACGAAGATTGTTGATTTTAAGCTTGCTTGTGAATGCATCCGGAATTTTATATCCGATGGAAAGCTCTCTTAGTTTGATAAAGCTGTTGTCATATACCGCACCTTTTTCATTCCATGAATCAGCTCCCCAACCGAAAGTATTCATATAATACTCGGCCGCACTCAGGTTGACCGTGTTAGGTGCACCTGTTTTTTCGTTTACTCCCTGAAGTGTTACACCACCATCTCTGTACGGAAGTGTGTTTTCATACTGACCGGCACTCATACCGTATTTCAGGTTCTGAGAAACCATTTTTCCGCCAAAACGATAATCCGCTGTGAAATCCAGCATAAAGTTTTTGTATGTAAATGTATTGGTCCATCCGCCTATTGCTTTAGGAAGAATGTTGCCTACATTTTTGTACTGTGTCTTGTCAACTACATAATAACCTTCGTCTGTGATGAGGTTATTACCGTTTGCATCTGTTGCCAAAGGATATACATAGATATTTCCTAATTTTTCACCAGGTCTGGCTACAATTCTCAATGAACTTTGATCAGAATCATAGAATACCAGTTCGTCTACCCCTTCTGCCAATGATTTAACTTTGGACTGGTTGAAAGCGTAGTTGATACGGGATGTCCAGGTAAATACTTCATTCTGAATAGGTGTGCCTGACAGCGAGATCTCAACCCCGTTATTAGCAATTTCTCCGACGTTCAGTACCTGAGAAGTTGCTCCGGATGAAGCAGGCGCTGCTAACGGAAGGATCTGATCCTCGATGCGGTTGGTGTAGTAACTTGCATCCAATCCAAGTCTGTTTCTCAGGAATTTCAACTCTACCCCGAATTCTGTTTCGTACTTACGCTCTGGTTTCAGGTTTAAGTTACCATATGAATTTCCGTAAGTCAGAGAAGGAACGGATCCGTTGATAGTTTGTAATGACGTCTGGTTGTAAGCAATATTTGCCAGATAAATACCTGCATCATTACCTACGATACCGTATGAAGCTCTTAGTTTACCATAGCTGAATGTATCATTTGTCAGATTGAAAGCATCCGAAAAGATAAAACTTCCACTGACTGAACCGTACTTGTAATTATTATTCTGTACAGGTAGGGTAGAGGAATACTCCGATCTGTATGTTCCGTCCAGGTACAGGTAACCTTTATAGCCAATATTCAATGATCCGAAGTATGCATACTTTAACATTTCCTTTCTTAAATTAGAAGTGTTAGGAATTGCATAACTGTTGCTCAGACTAAACCAGTTTTCAGTTACCAAACCTGCATTTGTGCCAGATGACTGGTCATCATATTTTTCTGAACGGGATTGGAAACCCACGCTGGCAGAGTAATCAAAATCTTCGTTGATCTTGTTGGAATAGGTTAACATGGCATCTCCGTACAGAATAGAATAGACTCCTTTTGTCGTAGTATAACCACCAGTACTTTCTGTAGTCGAATTATAGGCTGTAGGATACTCATTGTACTGTTCGTACCGACTGGTAGCAGAAGTTAAGTCATTACCAATTCTTCCACGGAATCTTAGGTTTTTGATGATATCCCAGTTTAATGTAGCACTTGTTAAGAGACGGTTTTCTGTCTCATCGTAGTTGTTTTTGTACTGTGTCCAGAAGTAGTCCATCAGATTGTATGGACGGATGGTATATTTTAAGTCTCCCGGTCTTCCTGTTCCGAATCTTGAATATTTATATCCGTCTGCAGTTTCGTATGCATTTTTTAATGCAGACATATCCTCAGTTCTGCTAAAGAATCCGTCAAATGAACTCAAAACCTGTCCTAATAAATGAGAACGGTTATGGGTGTTCGTGTTAATGTAGTTAGCTACAATGTCTGTAGATAATTTGTCACTTAATTTAATTGAACTGTTTAAGTTGAATGTGTTTTTATTTTGCTTACTGCCCGGACTTGTACTCTTATAGTCCATACGGGTAGCACTCAATCTGTAATTGATATTGTCTGTCTGGTTAGAGATACCCACATTGATATTGGAGTTGTAACCTTTATCAAATACATCATAGTAGTTGTTTGGTCTTGCAGAATAGGTACGTACCTGTCCATCCCACCACATCACTTCCTCACCTGTGAATTTCGGTCCAAAGTTACCGTATGCACGGAAGTATGGGCGTCTTCCTGATGGAGAATCTGCTGCAGGAATCCATCCTTCCGCTGATGCACCATTTGCAGTGTTAGTTCCTGCATCATAACCCGGACCATATTCATTCTGGAATTTAGGTAAGAAAGCCGCTCTTTCGATAGATCCGTTGTAATTGAAATCAATACCTAATCCTTTGCCTTTTGTTCCTTTCTTCGTAGTAATAACAATAACACCACTCGCTGCATCCGATCCATACAGTGCACTTGCAGCAGCTCCTTTTAAGATAGAGATGTTGTCGATGTCAGCAGGATTGATGTCGAGCATACCGTTACCTCTGATACGCTGATCACCCCAGTAATTGTTATTATTGGCACCTGAGCTTCCGTTTTGCTGATCATTTCTGATTACGATACCGTCTACAACGTACAGCGGTTGTCTTTGATAATTCAGGGAGTTGATACCACGTATTTGCACGTTTACAGCACTTGAGGCACCACCCGGAGCGGTTGTAATTTTCACACCCGGAGCTTTACCATATAGTGCTGATCCGAAGTTAGTATTTCCTGCTTTTGTAATTTCATCAGCTTTGATGTTGGAAACAGCGTAACCTAATGCTTTAGCCTCTCTTTTGATACCCATCGCTGTAACAACGACTTCCTCCAATGCTCCGGCATCCTCTTTTAAAATTACATTAATCGTTTTAGCTGCAGATACCGTAAATTCCTGTGCAGTATAGCCTACGATAGAGAAACGAATAGTTTCACCTGCATTGGCCTGAATGCTGTAGCTTCCGTCTGTACCGGTCTGTGTACCACGGGCGGTACCTTTTACAGATACGGTTACTCCGGGAACGGCTCCTTGTGCATCTGTTACTTTTCCTGTAACATTTTGTTGTGCAAATAGATTAGTCACCGACAGGATCGAGACCATTACTATCATGCAACATGATTGATAGATTTGTTTCATTTTATTAATGATTTATTAAGGTTTGCAAATTTGGTAAGTGAATATTCGAATACGATAGATGCGGTGCCGATAAGCTGTGCATTTTTCATGTCTGAAATCTCCAGAACTGTTTTATTGGATATTTTAGGTATACAGAATTCATGAATTGCAGTCTGAATCTGCGGCATCAGAATTTTTCCTGCCTCAGCACCTCTGCCGCTGATAATTATCTTCTGTGGATTCATAATGTGGATCAGGGTTGCGATTCCTTTACCTAGCATGTATGCCGACTTGTTTAATGCTGATATAGCCAACTGGTCACCGCTCAGTGCAGCATTGATAAGAAGTTGTGCTTTTTGAAGCTGATTTTGGGAATCCTCGTATTGAAGTACGGATTTTTCACCGGCTGTAAGTCTCTCTTCGAGATACGCTACTGCTGCAGACAGGGAAGCTTCTACCTCGAGACAGCCGGTCTTACCACAGGAGCACATTTTATTGCTTTTTGATAAGGGAATATGGCTGAATTCACCGGCATATCCACTAAAACCTCTGAATAGTTTGTTGTCCACTATGATTCCCAGACCGACTCCCCAGCCTACATTGATAATCAGGGCGTGGGAGATTTCTTTTGCTTTTCCAAAATTCTGCTCTGCTATAGCAATAGCTGTTGAATCATTCTCTATAAATGTGGGGATAGCAAATACCCGTTCAAACTCTTTCTTAATATTGAACAGTTGAAAATCTTTGAAAGATCCATTTGTTCCGGATACATTATCGACAAATCCCGGCATACTTACACCAATCCCAAGAATGTTGTCTGCAGATAAATGATGTTTTGTGAGCAACTCATTAATCAGACTGACAATGTTGCTAAAAGCTGCTTCCGGATGATCAAGATGATTTTCAATTGTATGGACGGGAGTTACTTCTTTATTATGGAGATCGTAGACAATGACGGAAGTATAATGTTGATCTATGGCAACAGTAAGAATGTAACAATTTAATTTTGCGTTTAGGGCATAATGGATTGCTCTTCGTCCTCCGGTAGAAGGGGCGAGGCCATCCTCGACAAGTAATCCATCTTCCAGCAATTCATTAACAATCTTTGAAATACTGGGAATACTCTTGTTGGTCAGTCCGCTTAATTCCGCAATAGTGTAGGTACTATTGAAATAAAGCAGATTCAAAAGCAATTCTTTAAGGCCTAAAACGGTCTTTTCCATATCCATTAATTGTTAAAATAATATAGATTTGGCGTTAAAGGTATGTTAAAAAGATATAAACTTCAAATACTTTTTAAAATTTAACAATAAGTATTGCTATAAAATAGATTTTGATTTAATATGTTTTCTTGAAAAGGATATGCTATTTTATTAAGTAGATTGGTCGCAGGATAGTATATAATAGAAAAAGGAGAGCATAATTGCTCTCCTTTTCAAAATTCATTAACTATCTGTTACTTAACGTCCCAGAAGAGTTTTGTGTTTACATTGTCCTGAGCTTTTACAGCCTCATAGTTAGCAGAATTGTAGACGCTTTCTGATGGAGGCAGGTTAAATTTGACAGGCACAGTTTTCTGAATATCCGAATTTTGAACAACAAAACTAAATGTTGGATAGTCAAATCTTCTTGCTTCTGACCATGCTTGAACTGTCTGAAGAACATTGAAATGTAGCCATTTCTGAGTAGCAATTAATTCTATTTTATTACTTGCACCATCCCAGTTCAGGTTTGTTATATACGTATTGATCTGTGCAGGAGTAGGGGTGGCTGGAGCTGCTACTGTATTATCATTACTTTTGCTTCTGATAGCGCGGTAAAGATCTACAGATTCCTTTACACTGTTTTCAAACGCAGTTTTAGCAGATCCGGAATTTCCATTTTTCTGGTAATATTCCGCCAGCAAAAGATTTGTTTCAGTTGCAGAAAATAAAATTCCAGGGAAATACTGATTGCGTGAAAACGTAGAACGATTGAAAATGGAGATAGTGCCTCCTCTTGCTAAATCAGATTGGGCCCCGCTTGTTAATGATTGATCCAAACCTCTGAATTGACCATCAGATCCGGCCTCAAAGAAGAAAGGTAAACGCGGGTCACTTTTGCCGACCATATGATCAATCATTGCCTTACTCGCCATATTTGCATACCATCCAGTAGCTTCAAATGCATCTTTAATACCTTTAGTGTTGATATTATTATCATCTAGATTGAAGATGTCAACCTGTGCATTATCACTATTTGTTAAGATAAGTGGATACGTAGTTTGATCGTTAATAATCTCTGCTATTTCCTGAGTAGCACGGGAAGCAAATGTCGGGCTTTCGGATACTCTTGTCAGTAAGCGTAGACGAAGAGAGTTACAGTATTTTTTCCATAGCGTTACATCTCCATTGTTTACAAGATCCTGTGTTTTGAATTTTTCCTGAATAGATTTACTTAATGTTATACTATTAAGTGAAGTGCTTATTACTTTCAGATCATCTAACATTGTTTTGTAGATATCCTCTGCTTTGTCATAAGCCGGGTAAGAATTTTGATAATCACTATTATTTGTACTCAACATCCCTGCCTTACTCCATGGAATATCTCCATGTAAGTCTACAGTTTGCTGTGTTTGATCATAGAATAATACCTTGGCTGCCAGGAAGAAAATTTTCTTTTCTTCTTTTTCGACATCTATGGACTTGTTATAAGCTGTTTCCAGTTCTCTGTACTGCGCAAGTCCTTCATAATAGCGTGTCCATCTGTCTTCAATCGCAGCAGCTCCTGGCAACAGGTGATTCTGTTCATTGATCCAGCCTGTTGTATGTAAATACCTGAAGATTGTAGGTCTCAAGGTTACAAATAGATTTCTGTAATCAGGCACAACTAATTGACGATAGCTGTATATTATTCCGGTAAACTGTCGTTCAATAGTTATCTCAGTCACTTTAGACGGATCTCTGTAAAGTTCATCAAAATCGCTCTTTTTACAGGAGCTTGTATATATTAATGAAGCAAAGCCTAGCCCCATTATTAAAAAATATCGTTTCATATTATTTGTTTTTAAAAGCTAGCACGTAGCATTAAACCAATTGTTCTAGTTGCCGGACTTGTTCCTGCATTTGATACATTATTCACCCAGTTGGATCCACCAGTCATTTGTTCCGGATCTAAGTCTTTAATACTTCTGTATAAGAAGAAAAGGTTACGTCCGAAAGCTGATATCTGTACATTTTTTGCTCTAAGTTTAGATGCCAGATGTGCAGGAATTCTATAACCTAATGATATCTCGCGCATCTTGATATAATTATTTTTCTGCACATACAATTCATATCTGGAGTTCGAATATTGAGGACCACCCCAGTTGTAAGTCTGGTTGTAGTATGTAGCTTGAGAAATGATATTATTATTACGGCTTCCATCAGCTAATACCCCATCCATCAACATACCATCATGATAAACTTTTTCGCCGTTGGGACCGGTTGCAGAGTTCGTTGCAATACCTTGTGTTCCCACTCTATAGTAACTTAGTCCACCATTTTCTGCATCCATTGCTGTTAAACTTTCTTCTGTCAATCCTCTGCTGGTCATCCAGTTGATACCGGTAGGCATAGCATGACCACCCCAACGAAAGTCAATCAAAGCATCTAAAGTGAAGTTTTTATACGTAAAGGTGTTAATAAAACCCCCAACAGCTTTTGGCATTGCATTTCCTGCTTTAATCCACTTATCTGCATCTAATTGATAAATACCATTTTCCTGAACAATTTTATTGCCACTAGCATCTGTCTTGATAGGGTGAACCATAATATCTCCCATAGGTTGACCTACTTTAGATACCAATTGTGCAGCAGCACCGTCATAATCTCTGTGTAGTAATTCCTGAACTCCACCTGGTAATTCTTCAACTATATTTTTGTTCATAGAAAAATTCAAAATTGTATTCCATTTGAAGTTTTCGTGTTGAACAGGTGTACCGGTTATTGCAAATTCCCAACCTTTATTACGTAAAGTTCCGACATTTGCAATGATAGAACTTGCTCCCATAGAAATAGGAAGAGTATAATCCAGAATCTGATCTTGAATAAGACCATTGTAATAGGTAATGTCAAATCCTAAACGATTGTTCAGTAAGCGGGTTTCTAAACCAAATTCGATCTCTTTCTTTCTCTCCGGCTTAATGTTCTCATTTCCAAATCCTGTTGTCGGAACATTATTATAAATTACGGAAGCACCATTTGGAATCTGAACACCTAAGCTTTGTTGAGTATAGCTTAAAGCACTCTTATAGATGTCCGGATAATTACCTACAATACCCCATGATCCTCTTAATTTTGCATAATTAAATATTTCAGGAAGTTGGAATGCATCACTTAAGATCAAACTGGAATTAACAGATGGATAATACAATACATTGTTATCAGGATTCATAGTGGAAATGCGCTCACGACGTAATGTTCCTTCTACAAACCAGAATTCTTTCAGATTGAAGTTTAAGGTTCCGAATACAGCATCTCTTAACATATTTCTGCGGTAATTGTAACGTGTATTACCGCCAATTGTATTTACTGAAGCATTGATGTCATACCAGTTACGTACACTAAGACCGCCTGCGGTCTCTCTTTGTACATAGGTATCCTGACTTTTTGTTCCAGTATACCCGGCCATCACACCCAATTTGATATCTTTATTGATTTGTTTGTTGTAAGTTGCCAATAGATCGGTGTAATAGATGTTCGCATTCTGATTGCCCAACCCGAAATATCCGCTATTATTGAATTGAAGTGGAACAGCATTCGGCTCTTTGTCTTCTGTTTTTACAGAGGTCATATCAGCAGAAAATCTGGCTCTTACGGATAAATCACTGGTAATCTGATAAGTGTTCGTGACGGAACCAATTACACGATTTGAATATTCATCATATTGTTTTGCTTTGGTATTCCAGATATAATCTAATACATCTGTTTTAGCACCGTTGTATCTGATGTTTTCATCTGGAGTTAAACTTTGTGCATCAGCAGATTGTACAACATATTTGTATCCTAAACTGGTTTGATACTTATTCAGATACCACTCCGGATTATCAAACGTCGAGATCATACCGGTAAAGTTGTTTATCAGACGATCCGTTAAAAAAGGTCTATTATGGGTATGTTGATTTACATAGTTTACAACTACATCCGTAGTCAGTTTGTCCCAAAGCTTAATAGTTGAATTTAAATTCGCTATATTTTTCTTATTATAAGAGTCTAAGGAAGTCATCTGATTATCCTGACGTGTAACGGAAAATCTGGTGTTAGAGTTTTCAGTGGTGTTGCTAAGGGCTAAATTGAAGATTGTATTATTCGGATTATTAAATAATTTATTATACGCATTTTGTGCGACATAAGGTCTTACTTGTCCATCCCATGAGATTACATCTTTTCCGTCGAATTTTGGACCGAAATTTACTGTTGCAGCTAACAAACCTCTGTTTACTCCGTTGATAGCGCTACTATTAGGGTAATAGTAAAACATATCATCTGCCTGACCATCGTTCTGATATGCGGTCGTATATCCTGGACCTCTTACGTCTTGAAAGCGTGGTAAATATGCAATTTGATCATGCGTGTAAGTTGCGTTGAAATCAATCGCAAAACCTTTACCGCCTTTGCCTGACTTTGTTGTCACTAATACTACCCCGTTCATCGCTTCGGAGCCATATAGTGCCGCTGCAGAAGCTCCTTTTAGAACGCTGATAGATTCAATATCTTCAGGGTTTAAATCTTCCAAACCATTACCTCTTGCGCGTTGATCACCCCAGTAGTCAGAGTTGTTAAAAGTTGTTTGACGCATCGGCACCCCGTCAATAATAACCAGAGGCTGAGAATTTCCGGTAATAGAGTTGGTACCGCGAATGTTGATGTTGATACCTGAAGTTGCTCCGCCTGGTGCTGCAGAGATTCTTACTCCGGGAGCTTTACCATATAAGGCTCCTGCAAAGTTAGGTGAACCGGTTTTAGTCAGTTCTTTAGAATCAACTGTGCTCATGGCATAACCAAGCTCTTTTGGAGCTCTTTTGATGCCCATAGCTGTAATTACGACTTCTTCTAATGCTCCTTCGTCTGCTTTCAAAGTTACATTAATCGTTTTAGTTGATCCCACTGCAATTTCTTGTGAAGTGTAACCAACCATGGAGAAACGTAAGGTCTCTCCTTGTGCAGCCTGAATGGAGTAATTTCCGTCCGCACCTGTTTGTGTTCCTCGGGAAGTTCCTTTTACGGAAACAGTTACTCCGGGAACATTTCCACTTGCATCCGTTACCTTTCCTGTAACGGTCTGCTGTGCAAATACGCTTGTTATCGAGAAGATCGATAGCAGCATGATTGTGCAACATGTTTGATAGAATTGTTTCATGTTTTATTGATGATTAATTAAGGTTTACAAATTTGGATAGTGAATATTCCAATACGATACAGGCAGAACCTATCAATTGTGCCTTGTTTTTCAGATCGGATATCTCTACACTTGTTTTTTGTGCTATTCTTGGTATACAGAATTCATTGATTGCAGTTTGTATCTGAGGCATCAGAATCTGACCAGCCTGAGATCCGCGACCGCTTAGGATAATCTTTTCCGGATTCATAATGTGGATGAGAGTGGCTACCCCTTTTCCAAGCATATAGCCGGATTTGGTGAGTGCTGAAATAGCAAGCTGGTCTCCGTTAAGGGCTGATTGTATAAGGGAATTACTGCTCTCTAACCGATCGTTGGTCAAATGATTTGCTAATTTGGATTTTTCACCATTTTGCAGTCTCTCTTCTGCAAATTCAACAGCAGCAGATAACGATGCTTCTACTTCCAGGCAGCCTTTCTTTCCACATGAACATAGTTTGTTGCTGTCTGAAAGGGGAATATGACTGAATTCTCCGGCATACCCGCTGTATCCTCTGAACAGTTTATTATCCACTATTATCCCCAATCCTACTCCCCATCCAATATTAATGATAAGAGAATGGGAGATATTTCTGGCTTTTCCAAAATTCTGTTCGGCTATTGCAATCGCAGTGGAGTCATTCTCAATAAAAGTGGGAAGCTGAAAACGGTTTTCTATTTCGCGCTTAATATGATACAATTTGGCACTTTTATCTTTGTAAGAGCCATTTGTGCCTTGTTTGTTGTCTACAAAACCCGGCATACTGATACCTATTCCCAGAATATTATTTTGATTAAATTCTCCATGTTGCAGCGTCTTTTCCATAAGCCCTACAATATTATCAAAGACTTCATCGTGGTTGTCCAGATGATTTTCTATAGTAAATACGGGTGTGCGTTCTTCGTTGGAGAGATCATAGATTACAGCAGTAGAGTAATGCTGGTCAATAGCTACAGAAAGTATAAATTTATTTAGATTCGAATTTATGGTATATTTTATAGGTCTGCGGCCTCCTGTAGAAGGAGCTAAACCATCTTCTATAATGAGGTTGTAATCCGCTAATTCATTAATAATTTTTGTAGTACTCGGAATGCTTTTGCCAATTAATAAACTTAGATCGGCAATAGAATACGATTTTTCATAATATAATAAGCTTATAATAAGCTCTTTAAGTCCGTAATTGGTCTTTTCCATTTTGACTTAGGGTTATTAACTGGTTTGTAATATTTGAATAAAGTTAATATAAAGAAATTGTAACTTCAAAATCTTTTTAAAAAAAAATAAAAAGTATTTTAATTTTTTAATAATGTTTGGGAAGGTTTCCCTGAAGTACAAATAAAAAAACAGAATAGACATGAAGTCCATTCTGTTCATTGTAATTACGATCGGATTAAATCTATTTATCCCACCAAACTTTATTATAGAATTTATCGTTATCCTTAATCTGCTGAGACATGTTCATATTATCAGCATATTCTTTACTCGGATATTTGAATCGGTCTAACGGTTTTGGAGTCTGCCCTGAGTCCTCTATATATCGTAATACAGGATGATTGTACCGTCTTATATCAGCCCATGCTTCATACATCTGCAGCGGACCAAAATGAATCCAGCGTTGTATTCCGATTGCTTCGTCCTTACCAATACCGGGATTTTGATAGTAATTGGTAAAGTAGTAATTCGCTACATCTTCTTTCTGAGCATCAGTAGGAGGGGTTAAAGTACCTACTTCTACACCATTATTTTTAGTGTTGAGATTTCTTACATAGTAATACCAATCGATAGATTGTTTAATGCCGGTTTTGAATGCGGTTTCTGCGGCAGCTCCTTGTAAAACTTCTGCTTTCAAAAATTGAGTTTCTGCTGCTGTAAACAATACACCGGGTAAAAAGTTATTGAAACGCATTGTTGTGGAGTCAATGAAGGAATACAAATTGTTGTTCAAAGAATCCGAAACGTCCTGTGTGGCTGTTGATAAGGGGTTTATTCCTGCATAGTTTCCGTTTATGTTCTTTGCAAACATGACACGTAATCTGGGATCTGAAAAACTACCTTTTTTTAGAATATCCAGCATGGCCTTTCCTGCTACTACTCCGGAGAATCCGCCTCGTGGTCCTCCTTCATGCTGATTGTCGATGGCAAAAAGATTTGGTCCCTTTGAGGCAATAAGTGCATTATCGGCATTACTTTCAATCAATGGGTTTTGCGCAGGATTATTCAGTATAGTAGAAATTTCCTGATTTGCCGAAGTACCCATTTCCGGAGTTCCTTTTACCCTTACTAAAAGACGTAAGCGCAGTGAATTTGTTAATTTCTGCCATTGAGATGATTTTCCTGCATAGATAAAATCAAATTTGGTTAACATAGTGCTGCCCAGTGAAGTAGGTTGAGGCGTGGTAACCAGAAATGCTGCGTTTTCACGAAGACGGGTCAGCATAAAATTATATATATCCTGCTGTGTGTCATATTTTGGAAATACAATCTGATTACTGCTGCGGATATAGCCTGCTTCACTAAAAGGAATGTCTCCCCACATATCCGTTTTCTTGACCAATTCGTTAATTAGTATAGCATCTGAAGCAATCATCATATGTTTGTAGTCGGCTTTTTTTGTTTCATCTAATGCATTGTATTTAGTTTCTATTTCTCTGTATAATTGCAGGATTTCAGTATAAAATCTGTTCCAGTGATCCAATACATAGGTGTCTGTTGGATTGTAACGGTTTAGCCCGTTTTGATAACCTACTATTTGGGTGTAGACACCAACTGTACTTTTCTGTAAGGTAGTCAGATCCCAATATTGCATATGGTACCTGCTTAATGTAGAGAATTTTCCAAAAAGTGTTTCTACACTTGCTGTCTGACTGTTGTCCGGATTATAGTAATCCTCTTTTAACTGCTCTTTACATCCTGTTATAAAAATGGGAAGTAATGCAATTATCAAATAGGATAGTTTTAATGTCGTTTTCATGTTATCTGCTTTTAGTTGTGATTTAAATTCCGAATTTTAGCGAGAATCCGTATGATCTGCTAGTTGGTATTCCATAGCGGTCTAATCCCATTTCACGTGGAGTTGTTCCGATTGCAGACTCAGGGTCTATATTCGGTACGTTTTTGTAAATGTAAAATAGATTTCTGCCGATCAGAGAGAGCGTCACATTGCGGGCTTTTAATCTGGTCGCAAGTCGGGCTGGAAGGGTATACGAAAGAGTAACCTCACGAAGTTTTACATATGAATTATCATAGATTTGATTGTCGTAAATTCCTGAATTCCAGTAATTATTAAATAAATAGTAATAAGAGGCCAACATTATTGTATTATTCTTGGTACCATCCTCTTTGTATCCATCTGAAATAATCCCGTCATCAAAGATACGTCCACCAAATTTGGCATCACCAGGGACAGGTGTTCCAGGTTGAACAGCAACATTTTTACCATCAGCAGCCACATAATAACTTATTCCTCCACGAGCAGCGTCGCGCCCCTGTAGGGTGGATGCTAGTTTTCCCGAAGCTGTATTCTGATAATTGGATAATGAAAAGATATCTCCGCCTATACGATAATCTATTAAGGCTGTTAATCCGATTTTTCCGCTTCCGGTATCAAAAGAAATATTGTTAGTGATTCCCCCAATTCCCTTTGGAGTCACATTTCCTCTTACTGATGGTGTATTATCTTTTATATAATATCCTTCATCATCGACCAGTTTATTACCATTTT
The Sphingobacterium spiritivorum genome window above contains:
- a CDS encoding SusC/RagA family TonB-linked outer membrane protein is translated as MKQFYQTCCTIMLLSIFSITSVFAQQTVTGKVTDASGNVPGVTVSVKGTSRGTQTGADGNYSIQAAQGETLRFSMVGYTSQEIAVGSTKTINVTLKADEGALEEVVITAMGIKRAPKELGYAMSTVDSKELTKTGSPNFAGALYGKAPGVRISAAPGGATSGININIRGTNSITGNSQPLVIIDGVPMRQTTFNNSDYWGDQRARGNGLEDLNPEDIESISVLKGASAAALYGSEAMNGVVLVTTKSGKGGKGFAIDFNATYTHDQIAYLPRFQDVRGPGYTTAYQNDGQADDMFYYYPNSSAINGVNRGLLAATVNFGPKFDGKDVISWDGQVRPYVAQNAYNKLFNNPNNTIFNLALSNTTENSNTRFSVTRQDNQMTSLDSYNKKNIANLNSTIKLWDKLTTDVVVNYVNQHTHNRPFLTDRLINNFTGMISTFDNPEWYLNKYQTSLGYKYVVQSADAQSLTPDENIRYNGAKTDVLDYIWNTKAKQYDEYSNRVIGSVTNTYQITSDLSVRARFSADMTSVKTEDKEPNAVPLQFNNSGYFGLGNQNANIYYTDLLATYNKQINKDIKLGVMAGYTGTKSQDTYVQRETAGGLSVRNWYDINASVNTIGGNTRYNYRRNMLRDAVFGTLNFNLKEFWFVEGTLRRERISTMNPDNNVLYYPSVNSSLILSDAFQLPEIFNYAKLRGSWGIVGNYPDIYKSALSYTQQSLGVQIPNGASVIYNNVPTTGFGNENIKPERKKEIEFGLETRLLNNRLGFDITYYNGLIQDQILDYTLPISMGASSIIANVGTLRNKGWEFAITGTPVQHENFKWNTILNFSMNKNIVEELPGGVQELLHRDYDGAAAQLVSKVGQPMGDIMVHPIKTDASGNKIVQENGIYQLDADKWIKAGNAMPKAVGGFINTFTYKNFTLDALIDFRWGGHAMPTGINWMTSRGLTEESLTAMDAENGGLSYYRVGTQGIATNSATGPNGEKVYHDGMLMDGVLADGSRNNNIISQATYYNQTYNWGGPQYSNSRYELYVQKNNYIKMREISLGYRIPAHLASKLRAKNVQISAFGRNLFFLYRSIKDLDPEQMTGGSNWVNNVSNAGTSPATRTIGLMLRASF
- a CDS encoding ROK family protein, with the protein product MEKTNYGLKELIISLLYYEKSYSIADLSLLIGKSIPSTTKIINELADYNLIIEDGLAPSTGGRRPIKYTINSNLNKFILSVAIDQHYSTAVIYDLSNEERTPVFTIENHLDNHDEVFDNIVGLMEKTLQHGEFNQNNILGIGISMPGFVDNKQGTNGSYKDKSAKLYHIKREIENRFQLPTFIENDSTAIAIAEQNFGKARNISHSLIINIGWGVGLGIIVDNKLFRGYSGYAGEFSHIPLSDSNKLCSCGKKGCLEVEASLSAAVEFAEERLQNGEKSKLANHLTNDRLESSNSLIQSALNGDQLAISALTKSGYMLGKGVATLIHIMNPEKIILSGRGSQAGQILMPQIQTAINEFCIPRIAQKTSVEISDLKNKAQLIGSACIVLEYSLSKFVNLN
- a CDS encoding SusD/RagB family nutrient-binding outer membrane lipoprotein, coding for MKTTLKLSYLIIALLPIFITGCKEQLKEDYYNPDNSQTASVETLFGKFSTLSRYHMQYWDLTTLQKSTVGVYTQIVGYQNGLNRYNPTDTYVLDHWNRFYTEILQLYREIETKYNALDETKKADYKHMMIASDAILINELVKKTDMWGDIPFSEAGYIRSSNQIVFPKYDTQQDIYNFMLTRLRENAAFLVTTPQPTSLGSTMLTKFDFIYAGKSSQWQKLTNSLRLRLLVRVKGTPEMGTSANQEISTILNNPAQNPLIESNADNALIASKGPNLFAIDNQHEGGPRGGFSGVVAGKAMLDILKKGSFSDPRLRVMFAKNINGNYAGINPLSTATQDVSDSLNNNLYSFIDSTTMRFNNFLPGVLFTAAETQFLKAEVLQGAAAETAFKTGIKQSIDWYYYVRNLNTKNNGVEVGTLTPPTDAQKEDVANYYFTNYYQNPGIGKDEAIGIQRWIHFGPLQMYEAWADIRRYNHPVLRYIEDSGQTPKPLDRFKYPSKEYADNMNMSQQIKDNDKFYNKVWWDK